The Mobula birostris isolate sMobBir1 chromosome 1, sMobBir1.hap1, whole genome shotgun sequence genome contains a region encoding:
- the LOC140204855 gene encoding G patch domain-containing protein 2-like isoform X5: MQKTTEKVQWRPTIRCKVRTPPTPPMMDELAHDLASALDETSEQNRLDEEGWEGPCPSPRQPQRRQTRKRRGRKRRSISNRPLDYGRCFSEASGSSQEETAAGGGAAAGAPSDSDDDRAVVQRLSSLNVTLKGRQSAWGEGDGPAEGGQGPGQGRRRRRAKPPADVTSSLQKKLKVSEPAAPPCPWSPSGPCQHKKQRLPEGGGSQRGSRPPATPGEGMDCSQEHKASDENMTDSDASSVCSSDGLFTNDEGRQGDDEQSDWFYEGDCEQGFRVPKLLPHWDGLKAPLADGDQGVGTYPSPPFLLPTRPAQRGYHARLNRFPGIAARCIRKGRRRLVGKEGPVGVVPSERVNHFGQDPYRRELRRDVCVRGQYREWSMLQPLRLGFNPLMPLCPLAVLTDGSHRKCSNLQTKARHLVSPR, encoded by the exons atgcagaaaactacagagaaagtgcagtggcggccgacaataaggtgcaag GTACgcaccccacccacccctccgATGATGGACGAGCTGGCCCATGACCTGGCGTCTGCGCTGGACGAGACATCTGAGCAGAACCGTCTGGACGAGGAGGGGTGGGAGGGGCCGTGCCCCAGCCCCCGCCAGCCCCAGCGGCGGCAGACCCGCAAGCGCCGGGGCCGGAAACGGCGCTCCATCTCGAACCGGCCGCTCGACTATGGCCGCTGTTTTAGCGAGGCGTCTGGTTCCAGCCAGGAGGAGACGGCGGCCGGAGGGGGCGCCGCGGCGGGAGCTCCCAGTGACTCGGACGACGATCGGGCGGTCGTTCAGCGCCTCTCCTCCCTCAATGTGACGCTGAAGGGCAGGCAGTCAGCCTGGGGTGAGGGCGACGGTCCGGCGGAGGGAGGTCAGGGCCCAGGGCAGGGCCGCAGGAGGCGCCGGGCCAAGCCCCCCGCCGATGTCACCTCCTCCCTGCAGAAGAAACTGAAGGTGTCTGAGCCGGCGGCCCCTCCCTGCCCCTGGAGCCCTTCCGGGCCTTGCCAACACAAGAAGCAGCGGCTGCCTGAGGGAGGGGGCAGCCAGCGCGGCTCCCGGCCCCCTGCCACCCCCGGTGAAGGCATGGACTGCAGCCAGGAACACAAGGCATCGGACGAAAACATGACCGACAG TGACGCCAGCAGCGTGTGCAGCAGCGATGGACTCTTCACCAACGACGAGGGACGACAAG GTGACGACGAGCAGAGCGACTGGTTCTACGAGGGAGACTGCGAGCAGGGGTTCCGCGTGCCCAAGCTCCTGCCGCACTGGGACGGCCTGAAGGCTCCGCTGGCCGATGGGGACCAGGGGGTGGGTACATAcccctctccccccttcctcctgccGACACGGCCCGcacagagag gCTACCATGCCCGGCTCAACCGTTTTCCCGGAATCGCCGCGCGCTGCATCCGGAAAGGTCGTCGGAGGCTGGTGGGAAAG GAGGGGCCGGTGGGAGTCGTCCCCAGCGAGAGGGTGAATCACTTTGGGCAGGACCCTTACCGCAGGGA GCTACGTCGGGACgtgtgtgtgaggggtcagtACCGCGAGTGGAGCATGCTACAGCCCCTGCGCCTCGGG